A single Opisthocomus hoazin isolate bOpiHoa1 chromosome 1, bOpiHoa1.hap1, whole genome shotgun sequence DNA region contains:
- the VGLL3 gene encoding transcription cofactor vestigial-like protein 3 isoform X3, which translates to MQDSLEVTLPSKQEEDEKDQPAEMEYLNSRCVLFTYFQGDIGSVVDEHFSRALSQSSSFNPETALTKSKAGLSPLWRESSTISSQRSSFPTSFWTSSYQPPPPPCLSGVHPDFPVTAPGTFPTPDPSSWPGHSLHQTAPPPPPAASESWHYPLASQVSPSYAHMHDVYMHRHHPHPHMHHHHPSSPRDPRYGSLLMPSVCAARIPAPQCDVTKTDPAAVTSATSAWAGAFHGTVDIVPSFGFETGLQHQDKSKETSWF; encoded by the exons ATGCAGGATTCTCTGGAAGTGACCCTTCCCAGCAAGCAAGAGGAGGACGAGAAAGACCAGCCTGCCGAGATGGAGTACCTTAACTCTCGCTGCGTCCTTTTCACTTACTTCCAGGGAGACATTGGTTCAGTAGTGGATGAACACTTCTCAAGAGCTTTGAGCCAATCTAGTAGCTTCAATCCAGAAACTGCCCTTACCAAGAGCAAGGCAGGGCTAAGTCCTCTGTGGAGAG AAAGCTCAACAATTTCAAGCCAGAGGAGCAGTTTCCCAACATCGTTTTGGACCAGCTCTTATCAGCCTCCCCCTCCACCGTGCTTAAGTGGAGTACACCCCGATTTCCCCGTTACTGCACCAGGCACCTTCCCAACACCAGATCCCAGCAGCTGGCCAGGACACAGCCTTCATCAGACTgccccacctcctccccctgctgcaTCTGAATCCTGGCATTATCCTTTAGCATCTCAGGTGAGCCCTTCGTATGCACACATGCATGACGTGTACATGCATCGCCATCACCCTCATCCACACATGCACCATCACCATCCCAGCTCGCCCCGTGACCCCCGGTATGGGTCCCTGCTGATGCCTTCAGTCTGCGCAGCCAGGATTCCTGCTCCCCAGTGTGACGTGACAAAGACAGAtcctgctgctgtcaccagcgCTACCTCAGCATGGGCTGGAGCCTTTCACGGAACGGTGGACATTGTGCCAAGTTTTGGGTTTGAGACAG GTCTACAGCATCAGGACAAGAGCAAGGAAACTTCTTGGTTCTGA